The Bombus huntii isolate Logan2020A chromosome 1, iyBomHunt1.1, whole genome shotgun sequence genome contains a region encoding:
- the LOC126872746 gene encoding putative ATP synthase subunit f, mitochondrial yields MGTLEQLANQFAKLIKFDTWGNYPAGYDPAKHGPYDPSRYYGKPDTPFGEVKLRDLPEWFSRREKGFKPFASLISRAHWRWQLKYMHPRKATMAPIFQLAVAGAIFGYVTNYLRIRAHRNYKYH; encoded by the exons ATGGGTACACTGGAACAGTTGGCGAATCAATTTGCCAAATTGATTAAATTTGATACATGGGGTAATTATCCTGCAGGATATGATCCAGCCAAACACGGTCCATATGATCCTTCTCGATATTACGGAAAAC CTGATACGCCATTTGGCGAAGTAAAACTTCGTGATTTGCCAGAATGGTTTAGCCGACGCGAGAAAGGATTCAAACCATTTGCATCGTTAATTTCACGAG CTCACTGGCGATGGCAGTTAAAGTATATGCATCCTAGGAAAGCAACTATGGCTCCAATTTTCCAGCTTGCTGTTGCTGGAGCAATATTTGGCTATGTTACAAATTACTTGCGTATCA GGGCAcatagaaattataaatatcattaa